The Deltaproteobacteria bacterium genome includes a window with the following:
- a CDS encoding sigma-54-dependent Fis family transcriptional regulator → MSFDTCGIIGKSSALQDVFRILAKVAPSDSTVLVTGESGTGKELLVRALHRNSQRADKPFVPINCGAIPRELLESELFGHEKGAFTHAIRTKVGRFELAQGGTVFLDEIGEMDLSLQVKILRVLQEREFERVGGTKTIKADVRVVAATNRDLEEEVRRGVFREDLFYRLNVIPIVLPPLRERGEDVLLLARHFLKRFCDSRRPCVLDVPEQVRNILAAYSWPGNVRELENFMERMSILCDGDAIALADLPDKILRETGVEVPARPVMTDAGFRWPDLKDLHEQQLGLKEFLDQIEERLLTQALGQVDGIKNKAAELLGIKRTTLIEKLKKKNML, encoded by the coding sequence ATGTCATTTGATACCTGTGGAATAATTGGAAAGAGTTCGGCCTTGCAAGATGTATTTCGCATCCTGGCCAAGGTCGCGCCCTCGGACAGCACCGTGCTGGTCACCGGCGAATCCGGCACGGGCAAGGAACTGCTGGTACGCGCCCTGCACCGCAATAGCCAACGCGCGGACAAGCCTTTCGTGCCCATCAACTGCGGGGCCATCCCGCGCGAACTGCTGGAATCCGAACTCTTCGGCCACGAGAAGGGGGCGTTCACCCACGCCATCCGAACCAAGGTCGGCCGCTTCGAGCTGGCCCAGGGCGGCACGGTCTTTCTGGATGAAATTGGCGAAATGGACCTGTCCCTGCAGGTCAAAATTTTGCGAGTTCTCCAGGAGCGCGAATTCGAACGCGTCGGCGGCACTAAGACCATCAAGGCCGACGTACGCGTCGTGGCCGCCACCAATCGCGATCTGGAAGAAGAGGTCCGGCGCGGCGTCTTTCGTGAAGACCTTTTTTACCGCCTCAATGTCATCCCCATCGTGCTGCCGCCCCTGCGCGAGCGTGGCGAGGATGTCCTGCTTCTGGCCCGACATTTTCTGAAACGTTTTTGCGATTCCCGGCGGCCATGCGTCCTGGACGTGCCCGAACAGGTCCGGAACATCCTGGCCGCCTATTCCTGGCCGGGCAACGTGCGCGAGTTGGAAAACTTCATGGAGCGCATGTCCATACTCTGCGACGGCGACGCCATCGCCCTGGCCGACCTGCCGGACAAAATCCTGCGCGAAACAGGCGTCGAGGTGCCCGCGCGGCCGGTCATGACAGACGCCGGCTTCCGCTGGCCGGACCTGAAGGACCTGCACGAACAGCAATTGGGTCTGAAAGAATTTCTGGACCAGATCGAGGAACGCCTTTTGACGCAAGCCCTGGGCCAAGTGGACGGGATCAAGAACAAGGCCGCCGAACTGCTGGGCATCAAGCGCACCACCTTGATCGAAAAATTGAAAAAAAAGAACATGCTGTAG